Proteins found in one Takifugu rubripes chromosome 15, fTakRub1.2, whole genome shotgun sequence genomic segment:
- the LOC115252784 gene encoding uncharacterized protein has protein sequence MSSSQQDAVDNRNIPGMDRVDELAEYLVELREQTGLTLNNQQVSTILGLWQSLVKFDKDRIVYAARHQDRLLTGRFRSPKKKAVFTPGVESTKRCVLGSSGSPAQWPNCCRLIETIFVRLCNIHTSPKKRGQHSISRWSLILQDYKKIRQLVLCNGTLMEQTTLQLVVVNQTTLMQWYNQRLKGQEVSVLLQGVQLPVARPVAADPLPCAKTKPISLPQYQHQPPAYQLHTYNMPANTAGQAKPRVRRIDPAVASSGPSATLFQSSVTQAPDSSAPNRERPILPKFVVPQFVLLPQLTIASDNTSPAPEPHVSTVSDGKQKRKYNRTVTANSCRACGQFRTVETGHSQYKGKIYCPNTEALTKEQWLKQMRQ, from the exons atgtcctcttcacaacaggat gctgtAGACAACCGCAACATTCCTGGAATGGACCGAGTAGATGAACTGGCTGAATACTTGGTGgagctacgagagcagacaggatTGACCCTGAACAATCAGCAAGTTAGCACCATTCTGGGTTTGTGGCAGAGTCTTGTcaaatttgacaaagacaggattgtGTATGCTGCAAGGCATCAGGACCGGTTGCTAACTGGACGCTTCAGGTCTCCTAAAAAGAAGGCTGTGTTCACTCCTGGGGTGGAAAGCACAAAACGGTGTGTTCTTGGCTCAAGTGGTTCACCAGCTCAGTGGCCAAACTGCTGTCGCCTCATAGAGACCATCTTCGTGAGGCTGTGCAACATTCACACGAGCCCCaaaaaaagaggacaacacAGCATATCTCGATGGTCTCTAATTTTACAGGACTACAAAAAGAtccggcagctggttctgtgcaaTGGGACGCTAATGGAGCAGACAACCCTTCAACTTGTTGTAGTGAACCAGACCACCCTAATGCAGTGGTATAACCAACGGCTGAAGGGTCAGGAGGTGTCTGTTCTTTTGCAAGGTGTGCAACTGCCAGTCGCACGGCCAGTGGCAGCTGACCCATTGccctgtgcaaaaacaaaacctatTTCTCTGCCACAGTACCAACACCAGCCCCCAGCTTACCAGCTGCACACCTACAATATGCCAGCAAATACAGCTGGACAGGCAAAACCGAGGGTACGGCGAATTGATCCTGCAGTTGCCTCCAGTGGACCATCAGCCACCCTCTTTCAGTCCTCGGTCACACAAGCTCCAGATTCCTCAGCTCCCAACAGAGAGAGGCCCATTCTGCCGAAGTTTGTAGTGCCGCAGTTTGTTTTGTTACCACAGCTGACCATTGCCTCTGATAACacttctcctgctccagagccccatGTTTCCACTGTCTCGGAtgggaaacaaaaaagaaaatataaccGGACGGTCACTGCTAATTCTTGTAGAGCTTGCGGACAGTTCAGGACGGTGGAGACTGGCCACAGCCAGTATAAAGGAAAAATATACTGTCCAAACACTGAGGCCCTCACCAAAGAACAgtggctgaagcagatgaggCAGTAA